Sequence from the Rhodocyclaceae bacterium genome:
GCGATACTTATGATAACAGTGACCCCATGACCTACCGCACGCACGCGCCGACGTCCGTCCCAGACATGACCGAAACCGATTTCCTGCCACCGCTGCCGCCCAGCAAGACCCGGCTGAAGCAGGCTGCGCACGACCTGCAGGCACTCGGCGCGCGTCTGGTAGACCTGCCGAAGGACAGGCTGCAGGGGCTCGGACTGCCCGAGACGCTGTACGACGCGGTGCGCGAATGCCAGTCGATCACTCGTCACGAGGCGCGTCGGCGCCAGTTGCAGTACATCGGACGACTGATGCGCGATATCGATCCAGCCGCGATCGAGGCCCAGTTCTCGATCTGGGACGGCACATCCGCGGCCGAGGTCGCGTTGCAGCATTCGATCGAGCGCTGGCGCGACCGACTGATGGACGACGCCACCGCTGCGTCTGCGCTGACCGAGCTGGCGGCAGCCCATCCTGGCTGCGACGTCCAGCAGCTGCGCACCCTGATGCGCAATGCCCGGCGCGAGTTCGCGCAGAAAAGGCCGCCGCGCAGCCACCGCGAGCTCTTCCGCGCGCTGCGCGCGATCATCGCCACGCCCGCCGCGAGCGACCTGATCGAGGACGAATAGCCGCTGGCAGCGGCACGATGCAGGACCGCGCACCGTGCTTGCGACATCAAGGCACCCGATGCAGCCGGTTTCACCGAAGCACGCCGACCAGATGGAATCCAAGGAGCCACGCAAGTCCACGCCCACGCAGTCCGACGCCCTGGATTCGCGCGGTGAACGGCAGCGCATCCTGGTCGTCGACGACAACCCGCTGAACGTGCAGGCGCTCTATCACACGTTCTCCGGCGACCACCAGGTCTTCATGGCGAAGAGTGGCGAGGCAGCCCTCACGGTATGCCGGGACAGACAACCCGATCTCGTACTGCTCGACGTGGTGATGCCAGGGCTGGACGGGTACCAGACCTGCGAACGGCTGAAGGCCGACCCGGCCACGCGCGACATCCCGGTGATCTTCGTCACCGGGCAGGACGACAGCGCGGCGAAAGTGCGCGGCCTCGCGGCGGGCGCGGTCGACTTCATCGTCAAGCCTTTCAACCCGGCGATCGTCCGGGCACGCGCAAAGGCGCACCTGACGATCAAGCGACAGGCCGACCTGCTGCGCGAGCTGACCCGCACCGATGCACTCACCGGCGCCGCGAACCGGCGCTGCTTCGACGAACGGCTCGAGCAAGAGTTCGCGCGCGCGCAGCGCAACGGCACGTCGCTCGCAATGCTCATGATCGACGTCGACCGGTTCAGGCAATACAACGAGCACTACGGACGCCAGGCCGGCGACGACTGCCTGCGGCTGATCGCAGCTGCCCTGCGCGGGCGGATACAGCGCGCCGGCGACACGTTCGCGCGCTACAGAGGCGACGCGTTCGCGTGCATCCTGCCGGACACCTCTGCCGCGGGTGCGCTCGCACTGGCACAAGCGCTGGAGAGTCGGATACGCGCACTCGATATCCCGCATGCCGGCTCCGATATCGCTGGGGTGTGCACGATAAGCCTGGGCGCAGCCGCCAGTTCGCCGGGTGCAGAGTCGCTTCGGGATCTGCTCGCGCTGGCCGAAGCCGGGTTACGCCGGGCACAGATGAATGGCCGCGGCCGCGCCGCCATGCCCGACGAGGACGGCACCGGCTTGCGCGAGGCGCGTGCACCATCGGCGACCATCGGCCGCTGAACTTTACGCAGAAGCCTGCAGGGCAGAGGCGCGTTGACGGCCCGCGGGCTTCTGCGTAACGTCCGGCTGCATCGGACTTCGAGGCAGCGGCAACGACCGCCGCCCGACCCTACCAGGAGGCGCAACAATGAGCGATTCCGCCGG
This genomic interval carries:
- a CDS encoding DUF615 domain-containing protein yields the protein MTETDFLPPLPPSKTRLKQAAHDLQALGARLVDLPKDRLQGLGLPETLYDAVRECQSITRHEARRRQLQYIGRLMRDIDPAAIEAQFSIWDGTSAAEVALQHSIERWRDRLMDDATAASALTELAAAHPGCDVQQLRTLMRNARREFAQKRPPRSHRELFRALRAIIATPAASDLIEDE
- a CDS encoding diguanylate cyclase, which translates into the protein MESKEPRKSTPTQSDALDSRGERQRILVVDDNPLNVQALYHTFSGDHQVFMAKSGEAALTVCRDRQPDLVLLDVVMPGLDGYQTCERLKADPATRDIPVIFVTGQDDSAAKVRGLAAGAVDFIVKPFNPAIVRARAKAHLTIKRQADLLRELTRTDALTGAANRRCFDERLEQEFARAQRNGTSLAMLMIDVDRFRQYNEHYGRQAGDDCLRLIAAALRGRIQRAGDTFARYRGDAFACILPDTSAAGALALAQALESRIRALDIPHAGSDIAGVCTISLGAAASSPGAESLRDLLALAEAGLRRAQMNGRGRAAMPDEDGTGLREARAPSATIGR